GGTGAAAGTGAATGATCGGATCCGTTGACAGAACTTCTGGATAGTCGTGAAATGAGGTACTTCATCGAGGTGAATCTTCTCTCTGAGAGAATCCATGATCTCAGTTAGTTCGATCGTGTCCCGGTAATCTTCAGACAGATATTCTTTCAGGAGAAGGAGAATGAGTAACTGGTGTTGGGTATAGGTTTTTCTTGAGAACTTGGAAGAGAAAAGAGGAATTCTTGAATCTTTGATCAATCCGGATGATATTTCAACAAACCTGATATACCGGTTTGCTGACACTATATCGTCTCCTTACAGGTTGATTGCATAACAAGGTAAGGAGACACCGTACCTTAGCTCTTTCGGTCGTCGGTACAACTCTGTTTTAGATCAGGTTTTCTACAGAGCCGGTATTCTCAACCTTATTAAATTGTGAATTAATTTGGGACTTTGCAGAAATCATCGTTTTTCATATTGTTCCTGTGATAATTTTCAAAAACCTGTTCATCAGGGATCTTTGGTAAGGATCTAAGATCAGGGATATATCCAGACCAATTTAGGAAAATCTAATATAGATTTAGGTTAACCTAATATTTGTTTTCCAAATGCCGATACCAATATGTGATCTTCAGGAAGGTGTCACCGCAACAGTCCGGGAGCTGCAGGGGGGCCTCGTGTTCCAGAGACAAATGCGCACCATGGGAATACGGGAGGAAAAAACTATCCGCATTGTGACGCGGCACCCGTTCGGGGGCCCGGTTGTGGTCGAAATTGACGGCAAGATGACAACGCTCGGTCATGGAATTGCCTCCCGCATTCTGGTGGAGCCGACGCAATGAGAAAGATTGTCCTGATGGGAAACCCCAACGTGGGGAAGAGTGTCGTCTTCACCCGCCTCACCGGTGCTCACGTCATAACCTCAAACTATCCCGGAACAACCGTGGACTTTTCCCAGGCGACGACCTGCATTGACAAAGAACCCGCGTATATCATCGATGCTCCCGGCACTTACTCTCTAGAACCGTCGAACCGGGCAGAAGAGGTGGCATCAGCGATCATGAACGAGGCTGACCTTGTTATCAACGTCGTCGATGCGACCAATCTCGAAAGAAATCTCTCCCTGACACTTGAACTCCTTTCCCGGGGAAAACCTCTCGTTATTGCACTGAACATGTGGGATGAAGCCCACCATACGGGGATTGAGATCGACACGGCTAAACTTCAGGAAATCCTGCACGTGCCGGTGATACCAACTGTTGCGGTAACGGGTGAAGGGATCCATAACCTCGCCGCGCAGTGCACAAAGGCGATCATCCCGCAATCAGCCGTAACCCTCGGAGAAGAAGAACGTTGGGCACGGATAGGGCAGATAACGCATGAGGTGCAGAAGGTTACCCACCGGCACCATACCCTGTCTGACCATATCTCCAACGCGACCATCAGGCCGGTCACGGGAATTCCCATCGCGTGTGCGGTAATCATTTTCTCGTTCTGGTTTGTCGTGCTTTTCGGCGAGATCTGGATCAGCCATGTGACAAATCCCCTTTTTGAATTGTATCGCCCGCTGGTTACCTCGCTTTCCGGCTGGATTGGTACGGGGGTTCTCGGATCAGTCCTTATTGGTGTGCCTGTAGGGGGCCAGATCAATTTTGAACAATCGATGGGAATGCTGACAACCGGTCTTTATATCCCGTTTGGGGTCGTGCTCCCGTTTATCATTGCGTTTTATATCATGGCCGCGTTGCTTGAAGACTCGGGATACCTGCCCCGGCTTGCGACACTGACTGACACGGTCTTTCACAGGCTCGGCATGCACGGATACGGGATTGTCCCGGTCTTTCTCGGGCTCGGGTGCAATGTTCCTGGTGTCCTTGCAACACGAGTCCTCGAGACGAAAAAGCAGCGGTTCATCGCAGCCACGCTCCTTGCAATCGCCGTTCCCTGCATGGCAAAGACTTCGATGATCTTCGGGGTTCTCGGCCAGTTCGGCATCCGGTATGTGCTGATTGTTTTTGCAGCGCTCTTCATTGTGTATGCTATAGTTGGCATAATCCTCAACAGGATGATAAAAGGCGAATGTCCGGAGATATTTCTTGAAATTCCCCCATACCGCTGGCCGCAGTTCGCTATGGTTGCAAAGAAGACCTGGATGCGTCTCGTTGCATTTGTTTTAGAGGCGGTACCGTTCCTCTTCCTTGGTATCCTGTTTGTAAATATCCTGTACTCAACCGGCTTCCTTGTCTGGCTGGGGGACCTCCTTTCCCCGCTCATTGAAGGATGGCTGGGGCTCCCGGGCACCGCTTCCGCTGCGCTTCTGATTGGATTTCTGCGAAAAGACCTTGCAATCGGGATGCTGCTCCCCCTTAACATGACCCCGCAACAGCTTGTGGTTGCGGTCACAACGCTCACAATGTATTTTCCCTGCGCCGGAACGTTTGCGGTTTTATTCCGGGAACTCGGGACAGCCGATTTGGTAAAAGCAATCGGGGTCATGTCAGTTACCGCGTTTCTGGTGGGGGGAATCATGCGGTTCATTCTGATGGGGATATGAGGTGAAGAACATGAGACCAAAAACAATCGAAGAGTACGTGGAGAATATCGACATACTTGAAAAAACAGATGGAACAGCATCTACCGGTGCGCTGGCATCGCGAATGGGGGTCAGACCTCCTTCAGTCACAGAAATGCTGCAAAAACTAAAAAGAGAGGGTTTTATCCATTATGAATCCTATGCCGGGGCAACCCTCACCGGCTCCGGGAAAAAAATTGCACGCGAGTTGATGCAGAAACACCGTATTATTGCGGACCTTCTGGAGATCTTCGGTGTTGAACGGGAAATGGCAGAGGTCGACGCCTGCCAGATCGAGCATCATGTCAGCCCCGAAACATTAAAAACACTGGAAAAATTTGTGGAATTTGTCAGGAATGATCCGGTAACAACCGAATCGATCCGCTGTTTCATGTCATCCTGCCAGCGCAGGAGACCAAAAAATAAGGACCGGAAATAATCCCGGTCTGTACCTTCCGTCATCACTATACACAGAATACTTGTGTCATGCGGTGAAGAACCGGTCGAAGAGTGCGGTGTTGTTCCCGGGGATGGTAACATTCATTCAGGTATGTCCCCTGCCATCAGGTTTCTGGCAAATCGTATAAAAAACCCCACGCGTTCCCCGCTGCGAGGTTACTACTCCCTCCCTTTCAAGCACGACGAGGATTTTTGCCACCTCCCCGCCGCTCAGGCCTGTCGTGCGGACAAGATCCTCAATGGTAGAAGGTCTCCGGCAGATGGTTGAATGGATGAGGTCACCTGCTTCTGTGTTCACCTTCGTTGCTTGAGAAACGGGAAGTATTCTGCTGACAATCCTGATATCCTGGACCCCGAGTAACCCACGGACTCGTTCCAGTTCAGCATCCGGTGCCGCTTGTACCCAACCTTCCGCGGGAGGCCGGTCAACGGTGTTTAACTGGACGCGATCCGGATTGATTCGTTCAATTGCCCTTTTAAGTCCGGCCAGTTCCTCTGCCGTGGTATTCAGGCCGGGGATGACGAACACTTCGAGCCAGAGAGCACCGGAATACGTCTTTTGGAACTCCACAATCCCTGTAATGATCTCCTCTATCCTGAGCGAGGGGTGGGGGCGATGGATTCGCTCAAAGGTCTTCTGGGATACCGATGTCAGGGTCGGGATTACCCGGTCTGCAGAGGCCAGCTCCTCCTGCACATCCCTGTCGGTCAGAAGGCTTCCATTGGTCAGGACGCTCATGGTATATTCCGGGTACTCGTTTTTCACAAAGGTGATGACTCTCCCCAACGACAGGGAGAGTGTAGGTTCACCGGAACCAGCAAGCGTGATCGAATCGAGATACGGACGGGAGGCGAGCACGTTGTGGAGTTCGGTGATTACATCTTCCGCGGGAAAAAAGTCCTGCCGCGTGACGGTATGCAGGGTGGTCGGTCCGCATTCGCAATAGGCACAATTGTACGAACAGGTCTTGAAAGGGATCAGGTCGACACCGAGTGAAAGCCCGAGCCTGCGGGAGAGGACCGGTCCGAAGATATGTCGCGTGGTCATCTGAAGTTCTCCGATGTACTGCCATTCAGATATGTAAAAACAATACCAGATACAGCATTTCTCCTATCATTTACTGTGATCGTTCTTTTCTCAATCCACTGGGCTATCTGGCCAGGTGTTGCTGTCACTGCCATTCGCTTTTATGCAGGCCCCCGCATTCCGACGCGGGCAGATTCCCGATTGCCTGCGCAGGCACCCCCCGATCTCAAGGGATTTGCCATGTATCAGTGCATCCGCGATCTTGCGATGCGCCTCGTGGATGTCCCGCCAGATAGTCTTTCTGGATACTCTGAGAACTGCTGCTGCCTGCTCCTGCTCCATGTCCTGCAGATCGATCAGATCCAGCACCGCTATTTCTTCAGGAAGCAGCAAAACCACTTCTTCCTTTTCGTTTGGATTACACTGTGGCGCATAGCACCGTGGTGATGCATCCCGTTTAAAAGAGCGGTTCATGCGCGGCCGTCCCCGCCGCCGGCAGTATCCTTCTTTATCCCCGGCGGTTTCCATCATGCATAAGTTCCTTCTCTAGGTTAGCTGCCAGTATTTGAATGGCTTGTGCTGCAGGGGATGTACCTGTATGAATCACGGAAACTCCATTTCTCACCGAGTCTATGACTGCGGGATCGAAGGGGATCTTCCCTATCAGGGGAATGCCCTCTTCACGGCACCAGAGTTGTATTGCTTCCGTGAGGGACTGCTCCAGATCGAACCGGTTGATTGCAACAAGGATCTGTGGCCGGAACTGGCGGCAGACTGCCACCACCCGTTTGAGATCATGGAGCCCCGAGACACTTGGCTCAGTGACAATCAGCACAACGTCAACACCACTGATTGTGGAGATCAGCGGACAACCGGTTCCGGGTGGACCATCGATCAGGAAGAGATCAGAATTTTGATTTTGCTCTATTGCAGTCTTTTTCACTGCGTGGACAAGCAGCCCGGAGTTGCCCGCACCCGGTACAAGCTGTGCATGAACGAGATGTCCCCGTTCAGTATCCGAATACTTGATCTCACCTGTCTGTCGGGGCTGCATGGTGACTGCGGCAGCATGGCAGACATAGGTGCAGACAGCACATCCTTCACAGCGAACCAGGTTCACACGGTATGCATCTCCGTTACGTTCAATTGCACTGAACCGGCAGTGCTCCATGCATTCCCCGCACTGCGTGCAGAGGTCGGGATCGATGACCGCGGTTTTCATCCCCATGAACGGTTTCGTGCGGATCAGCTTCGGGCTAAGAAGGAGCTCAAGGTTCGCAGCATCCACGTCACAGTCTGCAAGCACGAGGTTTCCGGGGAGGAGCTCGGCAAGCGCAGCGGTGATCATCGTCTTTCCCGTTCCCCCCTTTCCGCTGATAACTGCAATCCGGATCATCAGTTCTCACCGGCAAGCGTGCTGCATTTGACAAAGAGGGCGAAAAATTCTTTCTGCCACTCCGGTTGTACCCGGCAGAGAAGATCTCCCCTGCTCTGGATGGCGGCGATCTCGCGGTCAAAAGGAATGGTCATCATCACCTCAAGGTCATTATCCGTGCAGAACTCAAGAGTTTCCTCATCCTTTCCATCGCTCCGGTTGATGACGATGCCTGCGGGGACTCCCAGGCGGGCGGCAACATCTACGGCAAGATGAAGGTCATGCAGGCCAAAAGGGGTGGATTCCGTAACAAGGATGCAGGCATCACACCCGTCCAGCGTCTCAACAACCGGGCAGGAAGTGCCCGGAGCAGTATCGCAGATCACAAGGGGATCGCCCGCTGCCAGTTTTTTTGCTGCCCTGATGACCGGAACTGCATGGGGATTTCCTGTGTCCAGCATTCCTGAAATCAGCTTCAGGTTGGCCAGCGGCGTGGTGATTGTTGTGGTTCCAATCCGTTTTGGCTCTTCGTGGATGGCATCGTTCGGGCAGACCAGCGTGCATCCCCCGCAGGAATGGCAAAGCTCGGGAAAGAAGAGGACCCGGCTGCGAAGCACGGTCATCGCGCCATACTGGCAGAACTCCCCGCACAGCCCGCAGTATTGGCAGGTCTTTTGATCGACAACCGGTACCGGCACGGTAATTTCGGTTGTAGTAAAAGGAGCCGGAAAGAAGAGATGGAGGTTGGGCTCCTCAACATCGCAGTCGATGAGCGTAACCTGTCTGGACTGGGAGAGCGTGAAGGCAAGGTTTGCGGCTACCATACTCTTGCCGGTACCGCCTTTACCGCTTGCAACTGCAAGTCTCATCATGTGTCCCGCTGTTTATTCACAGGCAGGATTTCCCGTCCGTGGATTCCTGCCCGCATCTCCCTACCCTGAGCGTACAAGGGAATTTTTCAAAAACTGGTTGAATGCGTCCTTTACCGATCCGCCGGACTGGTATGAGTACATCACAATCCCTGCAGCTGTGAGGACTTCCCGTGTGTTCCCGCCAACCTGCCCGCTGATCAAGGCCTTTACGTCATGCGCGATAAGTATTTGGGCGGCTTTGGGACCAACACCTCCCGCACCATCAGCATACGGGTTCCGGATCACTTCAAAGGATCCGGTCTCGCTTTCAAGAATGATAAAATAAGGTGCACGCCCAAACCTCTCCTCTGAGGGGGAGTCGAGGGTTTCACCTTTTGCTGTAAAACATACTTTCATGCTCTCTGCCTCTGATTATTACTCATATGCGCATAACTCATTTAAATGATCGTATCATTCCCCGATGAATGATGGAAAGGAGTGAAACGAAATTTCCGTTAGTATGCCCCCTGTCACAGGAAAGAGAAATCTCATCTCATCGTATGTGTGATACTTCTCCATGACTCCGCAGCTTTCCCTTACGGTTCTTGCTGATAATACAACATTGACTGACCGGTATTTCATCGGTGAACCCGGTCTTTCGTTCTTCCTTACAACAATGGGAAAAAGGATCCTGTTCGATACCGGGTACTCGGATGCATTCCTTGTCAATGCGGAGAAGATGGGAATCAATCTCCTTGACCTTGATATGGTCGTGCTCTCCCACGGGCACTCTGACCATACCGGGGGGATGTTCCCTCTTATCCGGTATATGGCCCGGGCCGGTAAAAGAAGAGAACGACTAAAAATCCCGTCACTTATCGCTCACCCGCATTGTTTCTGTCCCCGCCAGAAAACCCCTGACCCGGATACCTGGTACGTCCTGCCTGAGCACGAGCTGGCCGGGCATTTTACGGTCATTACATCGACCGGCCCCCTCTGGCTCACCGAGAATCTTGTCTTTTTGGGAGAGATTGAACGCAAACCCGGCTTTGAACAGTTTAACCCCGGGAAACGAAAAATTGTAATGCCGGACGGGAGGAAGAGGACTGACCTGATCCGGGACGATTCCGCGCTGGCGTTTTGCGCGGATGATGGGATCCGTGTCATCACCGGCTGCTCTCATTCGGGGATCGGTAACATTGTTGAGCATGCCCGGTCGGTATGCAACAAGAAAAAGGTTATTGATATCATCGGGGGTCTTCACCTCCTGTCCCCCGGTCGGACCCGGCTCAGAAAGACCGGAGAATACCTGCAGGGCCTTCACCTGAAGTCCCTGCATGCCTGCCATTGCACTTCGCTTGCGTCAAAAATCGCACTTGCGGGATATTGCCCGGTAAAAGAGACAGGGGTGGGAACAAAGATCGAGTGGTAGATCTCCGCTCCGTACCGGGCAATCCCCCTATACCCCGTTTTGTTTTTTTATGCACCCCCCTCCTGCCCCCCTCCGGTTCCCGGGCCCGGCTGGTTCCCGTGTCACTGGGATGAATGCGGGCGCTTGGCAGAAGTAAAGGAATATTCTGACAGAGGCTGGGAACTGGTGACGATGTCTGTTACCGGGAAAAAGAGGTCATCAGTTATCGGGTGTGGCTCCTAAAGGCTGCCGGTCAGCTAATAAAAAAAAGAGATTGGTTGTTGTACTGAACTTACCTTGCGGGTATGATCAGTGAGCGCTCTCCAGCGGGCATGAACTCGCGGATTGCACCCTTTGCGAACTCGCGGCGGATTTCGGAGAAGTCGAACTTCAGCGACGGGTCGGCGAATGTGATCTTCATTAAGGGGGACAGGGTCCATGCATCGCCACGTGCAATGTGGGCTGAGCCCGCGATTGCGGCGTATTCTCCCTGGTGACCGACGTTCATTGCATAGTTCGGGTAGTTCGGTCCACGGAGCTCTCCGAGTAATCCCTCGTCGGGACGGATCGACATCGAGTTTGCGGAACCGCACTGGTCCTGCAGGTCGTAGCCGAAGAAGCCGAGACGTGACCAGCCTTCCTTGTGCATGAGCATGGACAGGTACCAGCCGTTCAGGCCCGCGTTGGAGTTGGCGGTTGCCAGTGCAGTGGAGATACCTGATGCTGCGGCAAGGACGGATGCACGCTGTGAGCCACCGAAGTGGGACTCGAGTGCAGTCGGGAACTCCTCGTACTGTTCCATACCGTAGAGGTTGACCTCGGTTGCAATGTCGTTGACGACTTCCTGTGTCGCCTTTGCCTTGCCGATGCCACCGTGTTTCTTCTTGACGTAGTCCACACCGTAGGAGGTGTAGTCATCAAGGATGTTGTCGGTGTATGCTGCGGTTGCATACTGGGTGAACCCGACACCGCCGGACATGTACGATCCGAGCCAGATCTGGTCGAAGAGCATCGTGCCTGCGGCAACGATCTCAAGGGATGACCTTATCGGGTCGTTGGGGTACTTGCGGTCTGACTGGACCATGTCGGCGAAGTGTCCGAACTTGATGCCACCGGGCTCGTTCGGGCCACGTGCACGGCGTGCGGGCAGGATGTCTGCCATCTGGATAACACCGGCGTGCTTTGCGGCGAATGCAAGGTCAGCGACTGCGGCCTCACCGGCGCACATCTTGTACGCGCCGATAAAGGACATACCGATCTGCATTGCAGACCAGCGTGAGGTGGTCCCACCGTCACAGGTCCTGCTGACAGTTGTCGGGATGTGAATGGCTTGCCACATCGACTTGCCGACTGCTGCCTTCAGCTGTGCGGCCATCTTGGCCGGGAAGAGCTTATCGAGGTTTAAGACAAACTGGGGCTCGATGTCGTCTGCCATCTCGTCATCGCCCGTGAAGACCTTGACGTAACAGTCGTCCACGAGTGACGGGTGAGTCTCGACCATGTGTTCCTGAACGACGGCTGCACCAGGCATCGCGTGGTTCAGAACGTGGAGGTACTCGTTGATGGTCTCAGGGGTGACTTCCTTGCCCAGTCTCTTCTGTAAGGTGCCGTGGGCGAGGTCGAGGCCGACGATGATTGTCCTGCGGATGTCGTCCCACATCTGCTGCATTGCAGCGTTGTTGACGAAGTGCAGGTCATCGCCCTCCACAAAGACTCCCGTGGTGCTGACTTCGTAGGTTGTCAGCTGGCGCTGTCCGAGCGGGATACCGCCGCAGTGGCAGCGCTTGGGGTCGTACGCGGAAATGCCGCGGTCCATCGCGACTTTCTGCCCTGCCTTGACGAACTCCATCTTACGCGGGGACTGCTCAAGACCCTTGCGCTCGTAGACCGTGGACATTGCCTGGGGGTCTGCCGCAAACTTTGTCTTCATTGCCTTGAGGAAGAGCTTCTGGGTCCTCTCGATTTTTGCTGCTTTTGCCATGTTCAGGCCTCCTTTGGCATGAAGCCGTATTTCACCCTTAGCGAGTGGATTCGCTGGATGTACTCAACGTATTCTGGGTCGTCGCGGAATCCCGTGCCTGAGACCGAGTGGTACATGGTCGTGTGCGCCTTGAGCCACTTGTTGTCCATCGGCTTGCCGACCTTGACTTCGGTGTCCAATGGTACGCCGACCTGGTCCTTGATGATCTTCACGGTCCCGGTCTTCTTGTCCATGACAAAGCGCTGGAGCATGTCGAACATCATGCCGTTCTCATCGAGACGGAGAGAGTGTCCGTGCACCGTGCATCCGCGGACGCCGGTAAGTGCCGCATCGTAGAGCTCGGTGTTGACGAGTTCCTTTGCGTACTTCTCGAGGTCGCGCTCACGGCACTCGACAATCTGACGGCCTGAGAGAGTACCCGGGTCAATGCCGCGGAAGCGGTATGACTCGACATAGCTTCTCTGGTAGGGCTGGCAGGGTGCGTTGTACATCGAGTCGGTGAACTGGATGTAGCGGACGCGGTCTCCGGCCTTTGCGCCATCAGTCGGGGTCACAAGCTTGCGGATCGGGCAGTTGGGCTCCCCCTGCTCGGCGAGCGGCGGGTGGCAGGATGGATATGCTGCACCGGGTGCCTTGTGTCCCATGATAAGGACAATGTCCTTGTCAGTGACGTCGCGAATCTTTTCCAGCTTGCGGGCCGGGTCCATCTGCTTTCGCCTGTTCTCGGCGATATGAGTCTGGCCTGGTCCATACTGGGGTTTGTATGCCATATTTTCTCACTCCATTATTTCCTTTTTTTTCAAAAGTCTCATGACAGACGAAATGACTTCCGCCATCTTCTCACGTGTAGGGGTCTGGCCGCGGGTAACGCCGCTTACAATCGCCATCACCATACCTTTCGTACGGATCCGGTCTGCGGGCGGCATCACCACGGCGGTCTTCACTCCCTCCTTTGCGAGGTCCTCGTAATCGATCGGGGCCTGGGAAACGACAACTGCCTTCACATCACAGGCCTGGAGAATAAACCTGACCTTGTGCACCACATGGGAACGAACATTCCCGTGGTGGAGGATGGCGATCTTGTGTTTTTCGATCTGGACGATCTCCTTGTCGGTAAGCCCAAAGTAAGCGCCGATGACGCCACCTGCTATTTTCGGTGCGTCCGGCGGCACGCCACTACCGGCGTTCAGCACCAGCGTACTGATGCTGTATTCGACGCCCTGCTGTCGCAGTCCCGAGGTAATATCGCACACCGGCTTGGTCACGTGGCGGCGTCCGGGAGACATCCCGACCACAATGACATCCGGGTACCGGCACTCGGAGATGGTGCCCCTCTGGGCAATGCCGCCTCCTTTACCCATGCCCATCGCCTCGCGGCAGTCAACAACCTGGGTTACTCGTCCAATCGGCATGATTATTTTATTCCCTGGATGATTACGGGGCTGGAACGGCTTTTTGGATCAGCCATTCCGATGATCATTTTGTCCGCGTCCGGGCCGTACTTGCAGTAATCCGTAAGTGAAGGCTCGGTCTTCATGTACTTCCCTTCCTGGATGCGGAAGGAAAAGTCCGTAAAGACCTCCTCGCACGCGGCACGCAGTGCAGGGATAACCTCGCGGTTCTCAAGTTCGAGTATGATGGTGCCTACATGTACCTGCAGTTCCATCTCCTGGTCCCCGACATGGATCGTCTTTCTCATGGAATGAGCATTAGCGAGTCCTTTGGCGGGGCCATAGGTAACGGTTGCGGGAAGGCGTGGTCCATTGAGGACCATGCGCCGGATCCCGGGATGAGCTACAAGTTTGTTCAGCAGGCGTTCCGTTGTCTCGGGGTTAAGGAACCGCTCAGGAGCAATCCTGCACTGGGGGAACGTGGCTTCGGTCATTCGTATCGGGGAGGGTTTATACACCCTTCGCAATTGTCTGGATCGGTCTCTTGAATGAATCAAGCTGGCCGAAGGTGTCCTGGTAGATCTTCGACGTCTGTTCGGGGCCGAACATCTGGGTACCTGCATCAAGACAGCATGCTGCTACGATACAGGGCATACCGACACCGGCTGCGTGACGGGTAACGACGTGGTTACCATTGAAACCACCGGGGCCGCCGCCACCGTAGATCGAGTGGCTGAAGAACGAGAACCCGACTGCGACACCCATGGTACGACCGAAGTCGGAGCCTGGGAGGCCGGTCTCGTGCTCGAGCAGGTCGTTGAAGTAGAGCAGTGTTGCAGAGACTGCCTGTGCGAACCGCCCGGCACCACAGTTGACCATGGTTGCTGCGAGGGTTCCGGCAGATGCGTATGCGTTCCACATCATCGGGTCCTTGGTCTCGTAGAAGATGTAGCCGCTCTTGCCCTTCTTGCCTGCCTTGATGACCTTGTCCTCAATGGCCTGCTCGACAAGGCTCTGCACGACAGTACCGATGGTACCGGTCTTGCCGTTCTTCTTGACGAGGTCGTAGACGAGGTTATTTGCGTTCAATCCTTGGTATGCGTAGAGCAGGAGCTGGGCACGCTCGAACGGGCCGATTGCCATACCCATCTCGAACTCCCCTGCCTGCTCGAAGGTTGCACAGAGTGCTGCACCCTGCATTGCATTCCGGTGGGTCATCATCGCCGCATGGTTTGCGGGGATGTTCCTCAGTGCATAGCCGAGGCCTTCGTTGTTCTGCGGGATGTTTAAGATCGAGACAACGTTGCCGCCGTCCATGTGCATGGTCTGCGGGTAGGTACCCCAGACTGCGCCCTTGACGTAAGCTCCGTCGAACATGCCGACCTTGTACTGGTCAATCAGTGCATAGGTGGTGGCTGCCGCAACTGCGGTTGATGCCGCATCGTAGGTTGCTGCTGCATCCATACGTGCCGTCGGGACCTCGACCAGGATCATCTTGCCGCCGCCGACCTTGGTGATCTTGGTGTTGTCGCCGTCGGTGACCTGGACCATGTCCTTGATCTTGGCTGAAAGTGCGTCACAGTCTTTGACACAGCTGCAGTTCATGCTGCGGCCGAGAATCTGGTTGGACTTCCCGCCCATCTTTCCGGTCTTTAATGCCTCTTCGATACCGGCGAAGTTAACCGCGACGGTCCTCTTGGTGAGGTCGATGATACCTGCTGTTCCCTTGTTGACCAGCGGGCTGACCTTGTCAAGAGTGACATTGCTCTTTAAGAGCTTACCCTCATCGTCGTAGAGGTCGATTGTGTCTTTATATTTTGCCATATAATTTCCTCCATTTTGTGTTTGACATCGATACAATACTGTCACTGAACGATGGCCTGCACTAACAGGTTCACTGATGATGAATGAAAGTCGCTATTGCACGTCCCCTAAGGTGGGACATGATAAGATACCGTACTACGCCATATAAGCGTTGCTATTTTTATCGAGGTTTTTATAGTATATAAGATAAAAAATAATTACATAAAATGGCGGAATGTTCAAATATAGCATATTGGAAAGAATCTTTTTTTTTACTCGGTATTAACAATACAAAAAAACGTGTTACTTGATGATATATTAACAGATAAC
Above is a genomic segment from Methanoregula sp. containing:
- the mcrG gene encoding coenzyme-B sulfoethylthiotransferase subunit gamma, with amino-acid sequence MAYKPQYGPGQTHIAENRRKQMDPARKLEKIRDVTDKDIVLIMGHKAPGAAYPSCHPPLAEQGEPNCPIRKLVTPTDGAKAGDRVRYIQFTDSMYNAPCQPYQRSYVESYRFRGIDPGTLSGRQIVECRERDLEKYAKELVNTELYDAALTGVRGCTVHGHSLRLDENGMMFDMLQRFVMDKKTGTVKIIKDQVGVPLDTEVKVGKPMDNKWLKAHTTMYHSVSGTGFRDDPEYVEYIQRIHSLRVKYGFMPKEA
- the mcrC gene encoding methyl-coenzyme M reductase I operon protein C, with protein sequence MPIGRVTQVVDCREAMGMGKGGGIAQRGTISECRYPDVIVVGMSPGRRHVTKPVCDITSGLRQQGVEYSISTLVLNAGSGVPPDAPKIAGGVIGAYFGLTDKEIVQIEKHKIAILHHGNVRSHVVHKVRFILQACDVKAVVVSQAPIDYEDLAKEGVKTAVVMPPADRIRTKGMVMAIVSGVTRGQTPTREKMAEVISSVMRLLKKKEIME
- the mcrA gene encoding coenzyme-B sulfoethylthiotransferase subunit alpha, translating into MAKAAKIERTQKLFLKAMKTKFAADPQAMSTVYERKGLEQSPRKMEFVKAGQKVAMDRGISAYDPKRCHCGGIPLGQRQLTTYEVSTTGVFVEGDDLHFVNNAAMQQMWDDIRRTIIVGLDLAHGTLQKRLGKEVTPETINEYLHVLNHAMPGAAVVQEHMVETHPSLVDDCYVKVFTGDDEMADDIEPQFVLNLDKLFPAKMAAQLKAAVGKSMWQAIHIPTTVSRTCDGGTTSRWSAMQIGMSFIGAYKMCAGEAAVADLAFAAKHAGVIQMADILPARRARGPNEPGGIKFGHFADMVQSDRKYPNDPIRSSLEIVAAGTMLFDQIWLGSYMSGGVGFTQYATAAYTDNILDDYTSYGVDYVKKKHGGIGKAKATQEVVNDIATEVNLYGMEQYEEFPTALESHFGGSQRASVLAAASGISTALATANSNAGLNGWYLSMLMHKEGWSRLGFFGYDLQDQCGSANSMSIRPDEGLLGELRGPNYPNYAMNVGHQGEYAAIAGSAHIARGDAWTLSPLMKITFADPSLKFDFSEIRREFAKGAIREFMPAGERSLIIPAR
- the mcrB gene encoding coenzyme-B sulfoethylthiotransferase subunit beta; this translates as MAKYKDTIDLYDDEGKLLKSNVTLDKVSPLVNKGTAGIIDLTKRTVAVNFAGIEEALKTGKMGGKSNQILGRSMNCSCVKDCDALSAKIKDMVQVTDGDNTKITKVGGGKMILVEVPTARMDAAATYDAASTAVAAATTYALIDQYKVGMFDGAYVKGAVWGTYPQTMHMDGGNVVSILNIPQNNEGLGYALRNIPANHAAMMTHRNAMQGAALCATFEQAGEFEMGMAIGPFERAQLLLYAYQGLNANNLVYDLVKKNGKTGTIGTVVQSLVEQAIEDKVIKAGKKGKSGYIFYETKDPMMWNAYASAGTLAATMVNCGAGRFAQAVSATLLYFNDLLEHETGLPGSDFGRTMGVAVGFSFFSHSIYGGGGPGGFNGNHVVTRHAAGVGMPCIVAACCLDAGTQMFGPEQTSKIYQDTFGQLDSFKRPIQTIAKGV
- the mcrD gene encoding methyl-coenzyme M reductase operon protein D — its product is MTEATFPQCRIAPERFLNPETTERLLNKLVAHPGIRRMVLNGPRLPATVTYGPAKGLANAHSMRKTIHVGDQEMELQVHVGTIILELENREVIPALRAACEEVFTDFSFRIQEGKYMKTEPSLTDYCKYGPDADKMIIGMADPKSRSSPVIIQGIK